The sequence atatttttatatgtaataTTAAACATATCATAATAGCtacaattaattcaataattaagtaTTATGAAGGGATTAGTGCATTTATTAGTCAATGTAAATatgtaattaaaaatttaattagattattaataatatacGTGTAtacttttataaatatattgatatatataatagGCGGGTGGTTCACCAAATACCAAGAGACATAGGTCTAATTCACCCCGAATGGGGTGGGAAGGCCAGTATCTCAAAAGGCTTAATAATGGGAGacataaattacaaaattctAACTTCAAATGAATGAAAACAAATCAGCGGGGGCTGTCTATTGCGCGGATCAAAGGGGAACTCCCCGTATGCTGCATTGTGTAAGGCCCAGTGCTAGGTTCAGGACTTATAGTCACAGTGTATAAGTCTGTTGCTTCTTCCTCGTTCATCAATCTCACAGCATCTTCTTCGACCTCGGGATGGATCCATGGATGATTCGAAAACTTCAGTAAACCTTCGAGTTCCATCGCCACTTCTCTCATCGTCGGCCTATCCTCGCTGTGTAGCTTAAGGCATCTCTTTATGAGCTCTGCAACGGCCTGTAGTTGCTCTAAACTCCCTTCTCTACGTACTCGGGGATCCAAGATTTGGAACAAGCGATTGGTTTTTAATGACATTAAGAAAAATGTGGACAAGCTCTTTTCATAATCTGTTTTTGTGTTGGATAGTGGCTTTCTCCCTGTCATTAGCTCTGCAAGAACGACTCCAAAGCTATAGACGTCGCTTTTGTCAGTTAACTGGCCTGTGTGGAAGTACTCGGGGTCTAAGTATCCCAATGTCCCTTGGACTAGAGTGCTCACTTGTGTCTGATCAATGGGGACTAATCTTGAAGCCCCGAAATCTGATATTTTTGCGTTGTAGTATTCGTCTAGAAGTATGTTTGGGGACTTTACGTCTCTGTGAATCACCGGCATTGCTGCTGAAGAATGAAGATAGGATAATGCACTAGCAGATTCAATGGCTATTCTCAGACGATTGTCCCACGAGAACCAAGGCATCCCGCCGCTGTTATGGATGTGATGGAACAAAGTCCCGTTTGAGACATATTCGTAAACTAATAAAGGGACCTCGGTCTCCAAACAACAACCCAAAAGTTTCACCACGTTTCGATGGTTGACTTGAGTCAAGATAATCACCTCGTTTATGAACTGTTCGATCTGGTTCTGATCCATCACTTTAGACTTTTTGATGGCCACAATTTGCTGTGGATGGGTCAAAATTCCTTTGTAGACTGTGCCATAACCTCCCCGGCCTAGGACTCGGTCTTCTGCATAATTGTTGGTTGCCTTTTCGAGTTCTTGAGCAGTAAAGATCTTGGTCGATTTCATGCTAATCTCATTGGAAGAAAGCTGCTGTTTCAACAGCAATCCGCCATTCTGCTGGAAGAATTTCTCCCTTAGTTTCATTAGCTTCCTGGCTTTGATAACGAAATATAGCCAAGTCGCAGCAATTATTGAGCCTAAGAAGCCAAAACTCATGCCTGGATTTGAATCGAGAAAGATCATGCAAAGGTGACTTATTATGTCTCAGTTGATGAAAAGGTCCACTATAGTTGCAACATGTTTGAAAATTATGCATCTTTTGATAAAATTACTACTTTTGAACTCGAAATAATGAAACTGTAGGAAATTTGGTTGAAGATTCAATGAAAAAGATATGGGTGTTAAAATGAGTACCTAATGCAAACTTGAGAACTGGAAACTCAGAGTTCTTAGCAATGCATCTGCGTCCATCTCCTTTTCTATCACTGACGTATCCCTTCGCACAAGAGCAGATATAACTGCCTGGGTTGTTGATACAGGTCGCATGAGCATCGCACGGATTATTTTCGCATTCATTTATATCTGCCAAAGAGAATTACATGTAATTCATTAGTCCATTTGTAGACAGCTATCTAGGGGCACTCTTTACCAATGTGAGAGATTCTTAGAGATAAAATATACGTACCCATGCAGCCAGGACTTAGATATGGATTCCCCTCAAAACCTTCGGAACAATTGCACCTATATCCTCCACGGCCGGTATCCGCCAAATCAACACAATAGCTATTCTGCTGGCAGGCATAATCATTAGACCTCTGAGCTTCACTGCAGTTTTGAGACCCAATGCCCCAGTCAAGAATCACCGGCACTTCGTTCACGACTGTTTCCAGGAAACTCGTGTCGTCGAGGTTTGCTATGGTGAATTTAAAGCTGTCGGGATCTCCAAGAAAGGCGTATCCACAAGGGCTGAATGACGAAACTGTTTCATGACGATTGATAGTAATCAATCTTGTTTCGAAGTTCTGTAAACCCTTCGGAATCGCAGTTTGGCAGCATCCGATTCCAGTACACTCCCCTTCGATCACATCCTGGGTACTGGAGCACATCGCGACACATCCACTGCTGAAATCGCGTGGTTCTGATCCTTGTATCACTGCGAAATCATCACACCCCACGATCGTGAACCTATTCGATTCAGAAAAGGTGAAAGGAGTTCCTGAAACATTGATAGACATGCTGAAATTCACAAGGCCATTCGGGACATAGCAGGTTCGGCCGACCCAGTTCTTGATCCTTATTGTGCCATCTGTGATGTCAACAATCTCCAGATTTCCTGTGTTTACAAAGGGTCTTGGAGGATTGAATGAAGTGTTGCAGTTAACATTGAACCGTGCGCTCAAAGAACACCCCGTTCCGATCCCAACACCGAATGGATATGGGACTGTTAAATTCCCGCAGCTTCTTTGGCAATTAGGCTGGGTGATTGTTGCACCTTGTGTGATAAATCTTGAATCCGTTCTTGCTAGTGCCAATTGGAGGCACAATAAAAGATGTAAGAAAATGGATTCTAACAACATGGTTGTGATTATTACAGCATTTAATGTATAACTTGATCAAATATATACTCTTTTCTGGATTGAAGTAGTGGAATATGGTGGATACATTTTCAGTTTCTGGGAATCTGCACAGAGTTGGTGAAGATAATTTAGAGCCTAAGAGTTGACGTTGTGAGGTAGAGAAAGTAAAGGCAGCTACTCgttgatttcatatttttacGCAGGGTTGACTAACTTGTTGCTAGGACGTTACATTGATTTGCCATGTTATGTGCACATCACTGTGGCCCATACAATTTAGTCTAATTATTTGTTTCAACCAGCGAGTTTTTTTTCATGGAGATCGGGATTAGAACCTTAACATGTATCGCTCATGTCATCAAGTCAAGACaaccaagattttttttttacaataatcgtttgtataaaaataaataaaattttatttacaatgaTTTTAAAGAATCCaaaatttctttttctcttcaCTCTTTTGATCTCATCAATTGTGGTTCTATTAAAGGACATGGTAANGTTGACTCGGATGATTTTGTGTCcacgcaaaaaaaaaataaataaaacgagGAAATTCAAAGTTGGCGGCTCGTGAACAGAGAGCCGTTTTATCTAAAAATCACAGCTAATGAGATTTGTTGACTTGGTATTTACGAGGCTCATTAATAATCCATAAATTCTTTTTGGCATTTAAGAAGGCATAGACAAACAAAAGTCTCCATTTCCTGCCAAATCCCATCAATTGGAATACACACCCGGAAGAGAGGATGTACTCCACAGAATTATTTGCACTCCaaatttgttaaataatttttttttattgttttatatataagatggttaaaatatcaaaatatcaataattttttttttaattgattttatatcATAGCacgatttattatttaatttattttgatataatcttaatatatataaatatatttttatgtacgTGTGATGTAATACACTTTGATTtcgttatgtatatatataatttcatttcgttatgtacatatatataatttctatattacatgaaaatatatttagtatttatgttaatattatgaaaaatatcaattttactcATGCATGTATTGGGGCGTGACATTTTTagtcttgtattttttttaaatcaattatagTTCTGTAACtatattttgataataaattttagtttttctattcaaaatcatgtaattaaattattaatataatttttaaatttatataatcatATTATCAAACATATGTGCATGTTACGAGAGATTTTTTCTAAACCACAtagttataaaatttaatatagtaTTAGTCATTTAATTACATGACTTAAACGAGAAAGACTAAAATTGATCGTCGACACATATTTAATGGGTACCCGtatcttttaattacattatAGACACAATCCAACACACCAAACTAGTAACTCAAAAGGCTAAACATTAATGGAAGACataaattgtaaatttttaattacataaacttttttaaaaagaatttaatcaataaaataaccttgaaaataaaatatatacacaatttaatttaacaataataataatttgactAAAAAAACAATTCAGTTAATAGTAAATGGTAAATATTAAATGTAGCAAATTAAATGCCACATGTAGACGACTCCAAGGAAACCCAAATCTCCTACAATTTATAATACAAAATTTCTTTTTACAGCTTCTCACATTCATTTAGAGTTGAGTTCTTGCTATGCTGATGGTATTACTTACTTTTACGGTTGATTCACCCTCAGGAGAACATGTCATTAATCATATTGGGAAGTCGACTTAGCGATGATTGTGTTTTTTCTACGTAGTGGAAGAGTTAAAATCCACAAAAATACGAGGAAATTCAGAGATGCAGACTCGTTTGTCCAAATCTTACATAGTCCACGGCTAATGAGATTTCCTTCTTTGACTTGGTATTCATGAAGCAATCGAATAAAAAATGCTTTACTcaataataatcaagaaataTTTTTGGCGTCTAAGAAAGCATAAATGCACACAAGTCTAGAAATACCATCATCGGTAGGAATAGAAACACCCCAAAAAAGTAATAGATCCTGGAAATTTTTGCATTTGGTTGGGTTAATAGGATTAGTAATCCCATCCAATCAAATCAAAGTTTTTGTGGCAATattgaattaataaaaaaaatatttaagtattATTTCACATcctattcaaatatttaataatcacaattatataatttatctgTACAATCTCATCGACCCAAGACGGACTGTAAAAGAATTTGGTATCTTATTGCCATCTAAAAAGGATTTTTGGCTACCAATCTAACAAACAACTAACGGGGAGTGGGATAAATCATAGGACTGTCCATAGTATCTTCTTGGATAAAATGTGCTACTGAACTAGATTCTGGGCCTGAATTGATTGCATACAAATCTGATGTCTGTCCCGAATGTTCACCTAAAAGTGCCTCATTTTCTTCTCTATCTTGTTGAAGAATCCATGGATGTTGAGTTGATTTCCTTATCCCTTCAAGCTCCAGTGCCACTTCTTTCATTGTTGGCCTTTCTTCACTTTTCAAACTCAAACATCTCTTCACAAGCTCACCAATTCGTTGCAGCTGCTCGAAACTACCTTCTTTCAAGAGTCGAGGCTCGAGAATTTGAAACAGGCGATTTTCTTTAACGGACATGATGAAATATGTGGCTAAGTTCCTCTCTTCTTCTGATTTTGTAGGTGAAAGGGGTTTTTTCCCAGTCATCAACTCGGCAAGAACGACCCCGAAGCTGTAAACGTCGCTTTTTTCTGTTAACTGGCTCGTTTGGAAGTACTCAGGGTCCAAATAGCCTAAAGTCCCCTGAACAAGTGTTGTCACTTGTGTTTGGTTTAAAGGGACCAGTCTTGAAGCGCCGAAATCTGATATTTTTGCAGTGTACGAGTCGTCTAAAAGTATGTTGCTGGACTTCACGTCTCTGTGGATAATAGGCATTGAAGCAGCAGAGTGGAGATAGGCAAGTGCACCAGCAGATTCAGTAGCAATTCTTAAACGGTTGCTCCAAGAAAACCAAGGCGTTGCCGCACTGTTATGTATGTGATGGAAGAGTGTACCGTTTGATATAAACTCATAAACCAGTAAAGGAACTTCACTCTCCAAGCAACATCCCAAAAGTTTAACAACATTTCGATGGTTCACTTGAGTTAAAACAATCGCCTCATTTATAAATTGTTCGATTTGGTTCTGGTCCATTATTCTTGATTTCTTAATAGCAACTACTCGTTGATCAGGTAGGATTCCTTTGTATACCGTGCCATAACCACCCCTGCCAAGGATACGGTCTTCAGAGTATTTGTTAGTGGCCTTCTCTAGCTCTTCGGCTGAGAAGATTTTACTAGACTCGACTCCACCCTCAATAGATGAAATCTGTTGCTTCAAAAGGATCCCACCATTTTGGTGGAAGTACTTTTCTCTCATTTTGACAATCTTTCTTTTCTTGACTCCAAAATAAATCCATGTGATACCAGTAAAAATGGAGAGCAATCCAATACTGAAACCTGAAACATCCATTTGACAAgattaaaattatacatttatGCATTATAAATACACAAAATAATGA comes from Primulina huaijiensis isolate GDHJ02 chromosome 2, ASM1229523v2, whole genome shotgun sequence and encodes:
- the LOC140971068 gene encoding wall-associated receptor kinase 2-like, which translates into the protein MLLESIFLHLLLCLQLALARTDSRFITQGATITQPNCQRSCGNLTVPYPFGVGIGTGCSLSARFNVNCNTSFNPPRPFVNTGNLEIVDITDGTIRIKNWVGRTCYVPNGLVNFSMSINVSGTPFTFSESNRFTIVGCDDFAVIQGSEPRDFSSGCVAMCSSTQDVIEGECTGIGCCQTAIPKGLQNFETRLITINRHETVSSFSPCGYAFLGDPDSFKFTIANLDDTSFLETVVNEVPVILDWGIGSQNCSEAQRSNDYACQQNSYCVDLADTGRGGYRCNCSEGFEGNPYLSPGCMDINECENNPCDAHATCINNPGSYICSCAKGYVSDRKGDGRRCIAKNSEFPVLKFALGMSFGFLGSIIAATWLYFVIKARKLMKLREKFFQQNGGLLLKQQLSSNEISMKSTKIFTAQELEKATNNYAEDRVLGRGGYGTVYKGILTHPQQIVAIKKSKVMDQNQIEQFINEVIILTQVNHRNVVKLLGCCLETEVPLLVYEYVSNGTLFHHIHNSGGMPWFSWDNRLRIAIESASALSYLHSSAAMPVIHRDVKSPNILLDEYYNAKISDFGASRLVPIDQTQVSTLVQGTLGYLDPEYFHTGQLTDKSDVYSFGVVLAELMTGRKPLSNTKTDYEKSLSTFFLMSLKTNRLFQILDPRVRREGSLEQLQAVAELIKRCLKLHSEDRPTMREVAMELEGLLKFSNHPWIHPEVEEDAVRLMNEEEATDLYTVTISPEPSTGPYTMQHTGSSPLIRAIDSPR
- the LOC140971069 gene encoding wall-associated receptor kinase 2-like; its protein translation is MKIKNKLTESVILIILSFSLALADHPLPNSSTILTVPRKSFNQGSNIAKPGCETKCGDVILPFPFGIGNNSGCSIGRWFDMNCDHSVSPPKLTITSTDLEVVNISDNEIRIKNEVAARCYTESGNITRQNTIAIDLTGSPYSFSEFNKFTVVGCDDLAVIVGTSGRNFTSGCLSLCSQQSDLLDGYCTGIGCCQTPIPKGLKNFESALASLRNHINIWSFATCGYAFLGAQDMFEFRVSDFSDVNFQNRTIQEVPIVIEWALGSGNCEEAEKSVDFACRESSVCVDSNTGLGGYRCNCTTGYEGNPYISPGCTDINECDNTPCDANGVCTNTLGSFSCACKKGYSGDGRKDGHGCISVNSQFPVIKFSLGFSIGLLSIFTGITWIYFGVKKRKIVKMREKYFHQNGGILLKQQISSIEGGVESSKIFSAEELEKATNKYSEDRILGRGGYGTVYKGILPDQRVVAIKKSRIMDQNQIEQFINEAIVLTQVNHRNVVKLLGCCLESEVPLLVYEFISNGTLFHHIHNSAATPWFSWSNRLRIATESAGALAYLHSAASMPIIHRDVKSSNILLDDSYTAKISDFGASRLVPLNQTQVTTLVQGTLGYLDPEYFQTSQLTEKSDVYSFGVVLAELMTGKKPLSPTKSEEERNLATYFIMSVKENRLFQILEPRLLKEGSFEQLQRIGELVKRCLSLKSEERPTMKEVALELEGIRKSTQHPWILQQDREENEALLGEHSGQTSDLYAINSGPESSSVAHFIQEDTMDSPMIYPTPR